A region of Massilia sp. WG5 DNA encodes the following proteins:
- a CDS encoding MATE family efflux transporter: MTSIITATHSPTPIRTEIATLWRLSWPMLVGQLATVGMGVADVAMTGHVSAAELAAVSLGTSVWSIILVTVMGIMMAVNSVVAHEMGAGRFDRISHSVRESLWMGLIVGVAGCLAANACALLFDHIGLEQAVADRAKTFLHIISLGMPAFGCYRALYGYTTSINQTKPIMIIAICGLAYNVALNWILVFGQFGFPKLGALGCAVSTASGVWLMLAAMVGWIRVSAAYRATYPFTRWEGPNWSEIGSMLRLGLPIGVTHFAEVSAFGVVSLLVARFGVVQVSAHQIALNFISLVFMVPLSFGIGTLTRVGQAIGEGNPVRARFVAWTGTGLCMSFGLLSAAFIALFRWQVAAMYTSDAAVQATCAMLLLFAAVFQLSDSTQVAAASAIRGYKVTRSPMVIQMIAFWGVALPVGWILGLAPGWFPWSPGAPMQATGFWIGLVLGLTVAAVLLAWSLNRLAKLRVREAVTPR, translated from the coding sequence ATGACGTCCATTATTACCGCCACGCATTCCCCTACCCCCATCCGCACCGAGATCGCCACCCTCTGGCGCCTGTCGTGGCCGATGCTGGTGGGCCAGCTGGCGACCGTCGGCATGGGCGTGGCCGACGTGGCGATGACGGGCCACGTCAGCGCCGCCGAGCTGGCCGCGGTCTCGCTCGGCACCTCGGTCTGGTCGATCATCCTCGTCACCGTGATGGGCATCATGATGGCGGTGAACTCGGTGGTCGCCCACGAAATGGGCGCCGGGCGCTTCGACAGGATCTCGCATTCGGTGCGCGAATCGCTGTGGATGGGCCTGATCGTCGGCGTGGCCGGCTGCCTGGCGGCGAACGCCTGCGCGCTGCTGTTCGACCACATCGGCCTGGAACAGGCGGTGGCCGACCGCGCCAAGACCTTCCTGCACATCATCAGCCTGGGCATGCCGGCCTTCGGCTGCTACCGCGCGCTGTACGGCTACACGACCAGCATCAACCAGACCAAGCCGATCATGATCATCGCCATCTGCGGCCTGGCCTACAACGTGGCGCTCAACTGGATCCTGGTGTTCGGGCAGTTCGGCTTTCCGAAGCTCGGCGCGCTGGGCTGCGCGGTCTCGACCGCCAGCGGCGTCTGGCTGATGCTGGCGGCGATGGTCGGCTGGATCAGGGTTTCCGCCGCCTACCGCGCGACCTACCCGTTCACGCGCTGGGAAGGTCCGAACTGGAGCGAGATCGGCAGCATGCTGCGCCTCGGCCTGCCGATCGGCGTGACCCATTTCGCCGAGGTCAGCGCCTTCGGCGTCGTCAGCCTGCTGGTGGCGCGCTTCGGCGTGGTGCAGGTGTCGGCGCACCAGATCGCGCTGAATTTCATCTCGCTGGTGTTCATGGTGCCGCTCAGCTTCGGGATCGGCACCCTCACCCGCGTCGGCCAGGCGATCGGCGAAGGCAATCCCGTGCGGGCGCGCTTCGTGGCCTGGACCGGCACCGGCCTGTGCATGTCCTTCGGCCTGCTGTCGGCCGCCTTCATCGCCCTGTTCCGCTGGCAGGTCGCGGCCATGTACACCTCGGACGCCGCGGTGCAGGCGACCTGCGCGATGCTGCTGCTGTTCGCGGCGGTGTTCCAGCTGTCCGACTCGACCCAGGTCGCGGCCGCCTCGGCGATCCGCGGCTACAAGGTCACGCGCTCGCCGATGGTGATCCAGATGATCGCCTTCTGGGGCGTGGCCTTGCCGGTCGGCTGGATCCTGGGCCTGGCGCCCGGCTGGTTCCCGTGGTCCCCGGGCGCGCCGATGCAGGCCACCGGTTTCTGGATCGGCCTGGTGCTAGGGCTGACCGTGGCGGCGGTGCTGCTGGCGTGGTCGCTCAACAGGCTGGCGAAGCTGCGGGTGCGCGAGGCGGTGACGCCGCGTTGA
- a CDS encoding c-type cytochrome, translating to MSMSKWVKRTSIGLVTLALLGVAATVVGKALGERKMARNVVLQVRALDVAPDPTRIEHGRYLYNTRGCAECHGGDGAGKTVVRDGSMYVVAPNITTGPNGTTAAYQIIDWVRTVRHGVKPNGNPVMMMPSEDYSRLSDEDMAALVAFLQQMRPVPGNKAVIDVPAQVKALYAFGVIQDASEKIDHAQAPLRPVAAAVTPAYGAYVANACVGCHGAALSGGRIPGTPSSWPAAANLTPGKGSAMVRYPTPELFMAMLRSGHRPDGKAISPVMPFGSLKQMNDTDVLALYAYLKTVPPREAGRH from the coding sequence ATGAGCATGAGCAAATGGGTCAAACGGACCAGTATCGGCTTGGTGACGCTCGCCCTGCTGGGCGTGGCGGCGACCGTGGTCGGCAAGGCGCTCGGCGAGCGCAAGATGGCGCGCAATGTCGTGCTGCAGGTGCGGGCGCTGGATGTGGCGCCCGATCCCACGCGCATTGAACACGGACGCTACCTGTACAACACGCGCGGCTGCGCCGAATGCCATGGCGGCGACGGCGCCGGCAAGACCGTCGTCCGGGACGGCAGCATGTACGTGGTCGCACCCAACATCACCACCGGTCCGAACGGCACCACGGCCGCCTACCAGATCATCGACTGGGTGCGCACCGTGCGCCACGGCGTCAAGCCGAACGGCAACCCGGTCATGATGATGCCCAGCGAGGACTACAGCCGCCTGAGCGACGAAGACATGGCGGCCCTGGTCGCCTTCCTCCAGCAGATGCGTCCCGTGCCCGGCAACAAGGCCGTGATCGACGTGCCGGCCCAGGTGAAAGCCCTGTATGCCTTCGGCGTGATCCAGGATGCATCCGAGAAGATCGACCATGCGCAGGCGCCGCTGCGCCCGGTCGCGGCCGCCGTCACGCCCGCTTACGGCGCCTATGTCGCGAACGCCTGCGTCGGCTGCCATGGCGCGGCCCTCAGCGGCGGACGGATTCCCGGCACGCCTTCGTCCTGGCCCGCGGCCGCCAACCTGACGCCCGGCAAGGGCAGCGCCATGGTCCGCTACCCGACCCCGGAACTGTTCATGGCCATGCTGCGCAGTGGTCACCGCCCGGACGGCAAGGCGATCAGCCCGGTCATGCCCTTCGGTTCGCTCAAGCAGATGAACGATACCGATGTGCTGGCCCTGTACGCCTACCTGAAGACGGTGCCGCCGCGCGAGGCGGGACGGCACTGA
- a CDS encoding PEP-CTERM sorting domain-containing protein: protein MKLKQIVSATLLASAAFAGAAQASPTWTLTAEGRIAEGLDYAGYFGQAGQTLNGIAYKQTITVSVDPSEYGSVSSSEWQTTLSGSFPGFTESVTINGKTLSYSITQAINAQEVIANAASAHGDYYGDQIYSFQYGNDDQNNQVTGVIQAFTYYRQWAFVPTTDFGQKIVANGSIVNTYSSMNVVADGHAGLYFYAYPTLVTVNADDASSNVPEPASIALFGAGLLGLAALRRRKTC from the coding sequence ATGAAATTGAAACAGATTGTCTCGGCAACGCTTCTGGCAAGCGCTGCATTCGCGGGAGCTGCGCAGGCCTCGCCCACCTGGACGCTGACTGCCGAGGGCCGCATCGCGGAGGGACTGGATTACGCGGGGTATTTTGGCCAGGCCGGGCAGACCCTGAATGGCATTGCATATAAACAGACCATTACGGTCAGCGTCGACCCATCCGAATATGGCAGCGTCAGCAGCAGCGAATGGCAGACCACCCTGAGCGGAAGTTTTCCCGGATTCACGGAATCGGTAACGATCAATGGCAAGACGCTCAGCTATTCGATTACGCAAGCGATTAATGCCCAGGAGGTCATCGCCAACGCCGCGTCGGCGCATGGCGATTATTATGGCGATCAAATCTACAGCTTTCAATACGGTAACGACGACCAGAACAACCAGGTAACGGGCGTCATCCAGGCCTTTACTTATTATCGCCAGTGGGCTTTCGTACCGACGACCGACTTCGGGCAGAAGATCGTCGCCAATGGATCGATCGTGAATACGTATTCTTCGATGAATGTCGTTGCTGACGGGCACGCCGGTCTCTATTTCTATGCCTATCCCACCCTGGTCACGGTCAACGCCGACGACGCCTCCTCGAACGTCCCCGAGCCTGCCTCCATTGCGCTGTTCGGTGCAGGCTTGCTGGGCCTGGCCGCGCTGCGCCGCCGTAAAACGTGCTGA
- a CDS encoding DnaJ C-terminal domain-containing protein, which produces MEYKDYYQTLGVERSASAGDIKKAYRKLVRQYHPDVSKHKDATEKTKELNEAYEVLGDAEKRAAYDALGQAPRQGQGFQPPPDWGRQYGQHDFGDGQSAEDIFADLFAHMGRGRRGGMGAGAGGGMGGGFQMRGEDIHAAIAIDLRDAYQGATRTISLRAGQQEKTLSVNIPKGVTPGQQLRLTGQGHPGMGGAGPGDLYLEIQFNQDPRYRVEGSSVYQNVPVAPWEAALGASISVPTPSGTVEVAVPPGSQSGRKLRLRGRGIPASQPGDLYLILDVVLPPATSDRARELYEQMARDLAFNPRERIGA; this is translated from the coding sequence GTGGAATACAAGGACTATTACCAAACCCTCGGTGTCGAACGGAGCGCGTCCGCCGGCGACATCAAGAAGGCTTACCGCAAGCTGGTCCGGCAATACCACCCGGACGTCAGCAAGCACAAGGACGCGACCGAGAAGACCAAGGAACTCAACGAGGCCTACGAGGTGCTGGGCGACGCCGAAAAACGCGCCGCCTACGATGCGCTCGGCCAGGCGCCGCGCCAGGGCCAGGGCTTCCAGCCGCCGCCCGACTGGGGCCGCCAGTACGGGCAGCACGACTTCGGCGATGGCCAGAGCGCGGAAGACATCTTCGCCGACCTGTTCGCCCACATGGGGCGGGGACGGCGTGGTGGCATGGGCGCCGGCGCCGGCGGGGGCATGGGCGGCGGCTTCCAGATGCGCGGCGAGGACATCCACGCCGCCATCGCGATCGACCTGCGCGACGCCTACCAAGGCGCTACGCGTACCATCAGCCTGCGCGCCGGCCAGCAGGAAAAGACCCTGAGCGTGAACATTCCGAAGGGCGTGACGCCGGGCCAGCAACTGCGCCTGACCGGCCAGGGCCATCCGGGCATGGGCGGCGCCGGACCGGGCGACCTGTATCTGGAAATCCAGTTCAACCAGGATCCGCGCTACCGCGTCGAAGGCAGCAGCGTGTACCAGAACGTGCCGGTGGCGCCGTGGGAAGCCGCGCTCGGCGCCAGCATCTCGGTGCCGACGCCGTCCGGCACGGTCGAGGTGGCGGTGCCGCCGGGTTCGCAGAGTGGGCGCAAGCTGCGTCTGAGGGGCAGGGGCATCCCGGCCTCGCAGCCTGGCGACCTGTACCTGATTTTGGACGTGGTGCTGCCGCCGGCCACCAGCGACCGTGCGCGCGAACTCTATGAGCAGATGGCGCGCGACCTTGCATTCAATCCACGCGAACGCATAGGAGCCTGA
- a CDS encoding chaperone modulator CbpM: MHEMTSLSGVLLDEAALTLEELARACNVEPDWVVRRVQAGILGGQPAVQITEWRFRSGDLLRARRLLRVERDFDANEDVAALVVDLGDEVRRLRARLHVLGLD; this comes from the coding sequence ATGCATGAGATGACGAGCCTGAGTGGGGTGCTGCTGGACGAAGCCGCCCTGACCCTCGAGGAACTGGCGCGCGCCTGCAATGTCGAACCGGACTGGGTCGTGCGGCGGGTGCAAGCGGGCATCCTCGGCGGCCAGCCCGCGGTGCAGATCACGGAATGGCGCTTCCGCAGCGGCGACCTGCTGCGCGCGCGCCGCCTGCTGCGCGTCGAACGCGATTTCGACGCCAACGAAGACGTGGCCGCGCTGGTGGTCGACCTCGGCGACGAGGTGCGCCGCCTGCGTGCCCGGCTGCACGTCCTGGGACTGGACTGA
- a CDS encoding Nramp family divalent metal transporter yields the protein MLKRTDTATVPLFPDNAPLWKKVLRFSGPGLLVSVGYMDPGNWATAIQGGSQFGYGLLFVVVLSSLAAIVLQCLSMRLGIVTGKDLAVHCREQYSPATSRAMWLFAELSIVACDLAEVLGCALAFNLLLGVPLPAGVALTALDTVIVLSLRGRGFRQLEAIVLGLIATIAVCLFWELVLVKPDWQAVAAGVLPSLHTLAERDALYLAVGILGATVMPHNLYLHSSVVQSSVPQRDLREDPERMAEAIGLSRIDTIVSLMLALFINGAILVLAAAAFYRPGGGDVMEIEQAYKLLAPVAGTALAAILFGLALLAAGQSSTFTGTIAGQVILEGFLELRIPQWQRRLITRALALGPAMVGVLTLGEHAIGRMLVASQVVLSLQLPFAMYPLIRLTGRPDLMERFANRWWTSLLSWFLFAVISGANLWMVWQAVSG from the coding sequence ATGCTCAAACGCACAGACACCGCCACGGTCCCGCTCTTTCCCGACAACGCGCCCTTGTGGAAGAAGGTCCTGCGCTTTTCGGGGCCGGGCTTGCTGGTGTCGGTCGGCTACATGGACCCGGGCAACTGGGCGACCGCCATCCAGGGCGGCTCGCAGTTCGGCTATGGCCTGCTGTTCGTGGTGGTGCTGTCGAGCCTGGCCGCGATCGTGCTGCAATGCCTGAGCATGCGCCTGGGTATCGTCACCGGCAAGGACCTCGCCGTGCATTGCCGGGAACAATATTCCCCCGCCACCTCCAGGGCAATGTGGCTGTTCGCAGAACTGTCGATCGTCGCCTGCGACCTGGCCGAGGTGCTGGGCTGCGCGCTGGCCTTCAACCTGCTGCTCGGGGTGCCGCTGCCGGCCGGCGTCGCCCTGACGGCGCTCGATACCGTCATCGTCCTGTCGCTGAGAGGCAGGGGCTTTCGCCAGCTGGAGGCGATCGTGCTCGGGCTGATCGCCACGATTGCCGTCTGCCTGTTCTGGGAACTGGTGCTGGTCAAGCCGGACTGGCAAGCGGTGGCGGCAGGCGTCCTGCCTTCGCTGCATACGCTGGCCGAGCGCGATGCGCTGTACCTCGCTGTCGGCATCCTCGGCGCCACCGTGATGCCGCATAACCTGTACCTGCATTCCTCGGTCGTGCAGAGCAGCGTGCCGCAGCGCGATTTGCGCGAGGATCCGGAGAGGATGGCGGAAGCGATCGGTCTGTCGCGCATCGACACCATCGTCTCGCTGATGCTGGCCCTGTTCATCAACGGCGCCATCCTGGTGCTGGCCGCGGCCGCGTTCTACAGGCCGGGCGGCGGTGACGTGATGGAAATCGAGCAGGCCTACAAGCTGCTGGCGCCGGTTGCCGGCACGGCCCTGGCCGCCATCCTGTTCGGCCTGGCGCTGCTGGCCGCGGGCCAGAGCTCGACCTTTACTGGCACCATCGCCGGCCAGGTCATCCTCGAAGGTTTCCTCGAGCTCAGGATCCCGCAATGGCAGCGCCGCCTGATCACGCGTGCGCTGGCGCTCGGCCCGGCCATGGTCGGCGTGCTGACCCTGGGTGAGCATGCGATCGGCAGGATGCTGGTGGCCAGCCAGGTCGTGCTGAGCCTGCAACTGCCTTTTGCGATGTACCCGCTGATCCGCCTTACCGGCCGGCCGGACCTGATGGAACGATTCGCGAATCGCTGGTGGACTTCGTTGTTGTCCTGGTTCCTGTTTGCCGTGATCTCCGGCGCGAACCTGTGGATGGTATGGCAGGCCGTGTCTGGCTGA
- a CDS encoding type 1 glutamine amidotransferase domain-containing protein — protein MQQNSQQQGGRALQGKRVAILMTDGVEQVEYTGPRSFLEEQGAQVTLVSPKPSGEEIQGFNHMDLGDKFKVEMNVVDARPGDFDALVLPGGVANPDQLRLSTEAISFIREFGRENKPIAAICHGPWTLIDADLVTGKRMTSWPTLQIDLQNAGAEWTDEQVVVDGKLVTSRKPDDIPAFNQAILSELVH, from the coding sequence ATGCAACAGAATTCCCAGCAACAAGGGGGCCGTGCCCTGCAGGGCAAACGCGTCGCCATCCTGATGACGGACGGTGTGGAGCAGGTCGAATACACCGGCCCGCGCAGCTTCCTCGAGGAGCAGGGCGCCCAGGTGACCCTGGTGTCGCCGAAGCCGAGCGGCGAGGAGATCCAGGGCTTCAATCACATGGACCTGGGCGACAAGTTCAAGGTCGAGATGAACGTGGTTGACGCGCGTCCGGGCGATTTCGACGCGCTGGTGCTGCCGGGCGGCGTCGCCAATCCCGACCAGCTGCGCCTGTCGACGGAAGCGATCAGCTTCATTCGCGAATTCGGCCGCGAGAACAAGCCGATTGCCGCCATCTGCCATGGTCCCTGGACCCTGATCGACGCCGACCTCGTCACCGGTAAGCGCATGACCAGCTGGCCGACGCTGCAGATCGACCTCCAGAACGCCGGCGCCGAGTGGACCGACGAGCAGGTGGTCGTCGACGGCAAACTCGTCACCAGCCGCAAGCCGGACGATATCCCCGCCTTCAACCAGGCCATCCTGAGCGAACTGGTGCATTGA
- a CDS encoding type 1 glutamine amidotransferase domain-containing protein: MEQVEQAGRPLQGKRVAMLMTDGVEQIEYTSPRAFLEERGATVVLLSPKNAGEEVQGFNHLQPGDKFRVEMNVRDANPTDFDALVLPGGVANPDNLRMSREAIDFIRGFDVEDKPVGAICHGPWTLIDAGIATAKHLTSWPSLKRDLTNAGAEWTDDEVVVDARLVTSRKPDDLPAFNDALAKELMMTAGEDPGPTS, encoded by the coding sequence ATGGAACAAGTTGAGCAAGCCGGCAGGCCGCTGCAGGGCAAGCGCGTCGCCATGCTGATGACGGATGGCGTGGAGCAGATCGAATACACCAGCCCGCGCGCTTTCCTGGAAGAGCGCGGCGCGACCGTGGTGCTGCTGTCGCCGAAGAATGCCGGCGAAGAAGTGCAGGGTTTCAATCACCTGCAGCCGGGCGACAAATTCAGGGTCGAGATGAACGTGCGCGACGCCAACCCGACCGATTTCGATGCCCTGGTGCTGCCGGGCGGCGTGGCCAATCCGGACAATCTGCGCATGAGCCGCGAAGCGATCGACTTCATCCGCGGCTTCGACGTCGAGGACAAGCCGGTCGGCGCGATCTGCCACGGTCCCTGGACCCTGATCGACGCCGGCATCGCCACCGCCAAGCACCTGACCAGCTGGCCGAGCCTGAAGCGCGATCTGACCAATGCCGGGGCCGAGTGGACCGATGACGAGGTGGTGGTCGATGCGCGCCTGGTTACCAGTCGCAAGCCGGATGATTTACCGGCGTTTAACGATGCGCTGGCGAAGGAGTTGATGATGACGGCGGGGGAGGATCCGGGGCCGACGTCGTAG
- a CDS encoding lysozyme inhibitor LprI family protein, giving the protein MSFFSKCLSRSMVFALSCFLATAQANENPNLADQKNAVINRDPAIQGQCSRFDKFNFPASDKPSVAQEKGLKNCEAERFYYGIETKIDYVKARYCAYSTQSQEKSPNYGVLMMLYANGQGIARNYKIAKKAACDTDAAVMETVGRMQHLANMESGKEGANPKIDICDDITSGFMQGYCAKIQSGLADQTRAQQFASLTSNWNIKERAAFQKLKKQAEAFITARSELEVDLSGTARSAEVLEEAETQKEDLLKSLQDFEAGNLPAFSNDGYTKLDRELNRVYLQLKQTKDPEFDTVKMKDIQRTQQAWLAYRDDWVRFGSTKYPSVPAYAWKAYFTKKRIGMLKELLSYRE; this is encoded by the coding sequence ATGAGTTTTTTTTCAAAATGCCTTTCGCGCTCCATGGTGTTCGCACTGTCCTGCTTTCTAGCGACGGCCCAGGCAAACGAAAACCCCAATCTGGCCGATCAGAAAAATGCTGTAATAAACCGGGACCCAGCAATTCAAGGTCAATGCAGTAGGTTCGATAAATTTAACTTTCCTGCGTCGGACAAGCCAAGCGTCGCGCAAGAAAAGGGGCTCAAGAATTGCGAGGCGGAGCGTTTCTATTACGGTATCGAGACCAAAATAGACTACGTAAAGGCCCGTTATTGTGCATACAGCACTCAAAGCCAGGAAAAATCTCCAAACTATGGCGTTTTGATGATGTTGTACGCGAACGGGCAAGGTATCGCTCGGAATTACAAGATTGCGAAGAAAGCTGCTTGCGACACCGACGCTGCCGTGATGGAAACCGTTGGCCGCATGCAGCACCTGGCCAATATGGAATCCGGCAAGGAAGGGGCTAACCCAAAAATCGATATCTGCGATGACATCACCAGCGGTTTTATGCAAGGCTATTGCGCCAAGATACAGTCTGGCCTTGCCGATCAGACGCGTGCACAGCAGTTCGCATCACTAACGTCAAACTGGAATATTAAGGAACGAGCCGCTTTTCAAAAGCTGAAAAAGCAAGCAGAAGCCTTCATTACGGCGCGGAGTGAATTGGAAGTTGATCTAAGCGGAACCGCGCGCAGTGCCGAGGTTCTGGAAGAAGCTGAAACACAGAAAGAAGACTTACTCAAGTCACTTCAGGATTTTGAAGCTGGAAACCTTCCGGCGTTTTCGAATGATGGTTATACAAAGCTGGACCGCGAGTTGAACCGGGTGTACCTGCAACTGAAGCAGACGAAAGATCCGGAGTTCGATACGGTAAAAATGAAGGATATTCAAAGAACCCAGCAAGCCTGGCTGGCTTACCGAGACGATTGGGTGAGATTCGGCTCGACGAAATATCCCTCTGTTCCCGCGTATGCTTGGAAGGCATACTTTACGAAAAAACGCATTGGAATGCTAAAAGAGCTGCTTTCGTACAGGGAATAA
- a CDS encoding lysozyme: MRNFDADVHTAENAVNRNVKVPLTQEQFDALVSYTFNRGPRGAHKAFELINSGNLSAAAAEISSRTTASGQTKKGQADGLFARRADESAPFRNVTNEPLRSAVQ; encoded by the coding sequence ATGCGCAACTTCGATGCGGACGTTCACACTGCCGAGAACGCGGTAAACAGAAATGTGAAGGTTCCGCTGACTCAGGAGCAGTTCGACGCACTGGTCAGCTATACCTTTAATCGCGGGCCACGTGGCGCTCACAAAGCTTTCGAGCTAATCAACAGTGGAAATCTCTCAGCTGCGGCGGCGGAGATTTCGAGCCGTACCACAGCATCCGGCCAGACGAAAAAAGGACAGGCTGACGGCTTGTTCGCGCGCAGGGCTGATGAAAGTGCGCCGTTCAGGAACGTGACGAACGAGCCACTCAGGAGCGCAGTACAATGA
- a CDS encoding type VI secretion system tube protein Hcp → MTIDVYVQIEGIKGDSSDDKHTGWIEALHLDWGVVQPKSATASSAGGHTAERAEFEELTFLKHADLSSPILMQTCSMGKTIRKVKIEFFRADGQGTRVKYFDVQLENVLIGHVAAVIQSGHLLAESVGLKYSKIKCTYTQQKIGGGAAGNTMGGWDLASNKIAV, encoded by the coding sequence ATGACCATCGACGTATATGTGCAAATCGAAGGTATCAAAGGCGACTCCAGCGACGACAAACACACGGGGTGGATCGAGGCTCTTCATCTGGACTGGGGCGTCGTCCAGCCAAAGAGTGCCACGGCCTCGTCAGCTGGTGGTCATACTGCCGAGAGGGCCGAATTCGAGGAACTTACTTTTCTCAAGCATGCCGACCTATCGTCCCCGATCCTGATGCAGACTTGCTCAATGGGCAAAACTATTCGTAAGGTGAAAATCGAATTTTTCCGCGCAGATGGGCAAGGCACACGGGTGAAGTACTTCGACGTACAACTTGAAAACGTTCTGATCGGCCATGTAGCTGCCGTGATCCAATCTGGCCACCTTCTGGCCGAGAGCGTCGGCCTGAAATATTCCAAGATTAAATGCACTTACACCCAACAAAAGATCGGCGGCGGTGCGGCAGGCAATACCATGGGTGGTTGGGATCTTGCATCGAACAAAATCGCAGTCTGA
- a CDS encoding S9 family peptidase → MRRSAFAALTILSLSHAAFAQTAPAPSTETPLIERAKLFGNPSKMAGNVSPDGKWLSWIAPRDGVLNVWVAPIDRPGNAKPLTAEKTRPIRAAFWAPDSKSLLFINDKGGDENFLLYGVDIASGKQTLLTPFEKTRVKIINISRHVKDRILVGINNRDPRWHDVYSLDLASGKLSLVYKNEDDYADFVSDEQLNLRAGAKSRPDGGSDYYRMVDGKVEDKPFVQVGLDDSLTTSPLGFTTDGKTLYWNDSRGRDTAALVAQDFATGATKVVAQDPRADIASGLFDVRTGRIQAYEVEYLKHEYVPLDASIAADLKHLKQSLKGDFQVRARSDQDDKWIVEDDPVSSPVSDWLYDRKTKKLTRLFVGRPELESAPLVPMFAEEIRSRDGLNLVSYLSLPKSADPKGRGKPSQPVPMVLFVHGGPWGRDSFGSNRTHQWLANRGYAVLSVNYRGSTGFGKNFISKGDLQWGRKMHDDLLDAVDWAVKNGITTRDKVAIMGGSYGGYATLAGMTFTPSTFACGVDIVGPSNLFTLLQTIPPYWEAMKQQFYKRMGDPTTEEGRALLKERSPLNFADKISKPLLIGQGANDPRVNVRESDQIVAAMDAKHIPVTYVVFPDEGHGFARPVNNIAFNAVAENFLAPCLGGRAEPIGDALQPSTAQVKQGAEYVPGLKEAVATVSMK, encoded by the coding sequence ATGCGCCGTTCCGCCTTCGCAGCACTGACCATCCTGAGCCTCTCCCACGCCGCCTTCGCGCAAACTGCGCCGGCGCCATCCACCGAAACGCCGCTGATCGAGCGCGCCAAACTGTTCGGCAATCCGAGCAAGATGGCGGGCAATGTCAGCCCGGACGGCAAGTGGCTGTCCTGGATCGCACCGCGTGACGGCGTGCTGAACGTCTGGGTGGCGCCGATCGACAGGCCGGGCAATGCGAAACCGCTCACAGCTGAAAAGACGCGTCCGATCCGCGCGGCCTTCTGGGCGCCCGATTCGAAATCGCTGCTGTTTATCAACGACAAGGGCGGCGACGAGAACTTCCTGCTGTACGGCGTCGACATTGCCAGCGGCAAGCAGACTTTGCTGACGCCGTTCGAGAAGACGCGCGTCAAGATCATCAACATCAGCCGGCATGTGAAGGACCGCATCCTGGTGGGCATCAATAACCGCGATCCGCGCTGGCACGACGTCTACAGCCTCGACCTGGCGAGCGGCAAGCTGAGCCTCGTGTACAAGAACGAGGACGACTATGCCGACTTTGTCTCGGACGAGCAGTTGAACCTGCGCGCAGGCGCCAAGTCGCGCCCCGACGGCGGTTCCGACTACTACCGCATGGTTGATGGCAAGGTCGAGGACAAGCCTTTCGTGCAGGTCGGCCTGGACGATTCGCTGACGACGTCGCCGCTGGGCTTCACCACCGACGGCAAGACCCTGTACTGGAACGACTCGCGCGGGCGCGACACGGCCGCGCTGGTGGCCCAGGATTTCGCGACCGGCGCGACCAAGGTCGTGGCCCAGGATCCGCGCGCCGACATCGCGTCCGGCCTGTTCGACGTGCGCACCGGCCGCATCCAGGCCTACGAAGTGGAGTACCTGAAGCACGAATACGTCCCGCTCGACGCCTCGATCGCGGCCGACCTGAAGCACCTGAAGCAGTCGCTCAAGGGCGACTTCCAGGTGCGCGCGCGCAGCGACCAGGACGACAAGTGGATCGTCGAGGACGATCCGGTATCAAGTCCGGTCTCGGACTGGCTGTACGACCGCAAGACCAAGAAGCTGACCCGGCTGTTCGTCGGCCGGCCCGAACTCGAAAGCGCGCCGCTGGTGCCGATGTTCGCCGAGGAGATCAGGTCGCGCGATGGCCTGAACCTGGTCTCTTACCTGTCGCTGCCGAAGAGCGCCGACCCGAAGGGCAGGGGCAAGCCGTCGCAGCCGGTGCCGATGGTGCTGTTCGTGCACGGCGGCCCGTGGGGGCGTGACAGCTTCGGTTCCAACCGCACGCACCAATGGCTGGCCAACCGCGGCTATGCGGTGCTGTCGGTGAACTACCGCGGCTCGACCGGCTTCGGCAAGAACTTCATCTCGAAGGGCGACCTGCAGTGGGGCCGCAAGATGCACGACGACCTGCTCGACGCGGTCGACTGGGCGGTCAAGAACGGCATCACCACGCGCGACAAGGTCGCCATCATGGGCGGCTCCTACGGCGGCTATGCGACGCTGGCCGGCATGACCTTCACACCCTCGACCTTCGCCTGCGGCGTGGACATCGTCGGCCCCTCGAACCTGTTCACGCTGCTGCAGACCATCCCGCCGTACTGGGAGGCGATGAAGCAGCAGTTCTACAAGCGCATGGGCGACCCGACCACCGAGGAGGGCCGCGCGCTGCTGAAGGAGCGTTCGCCGCTCAACTTCGCCGACAAGATCAGCAAGCCGCTGCTGATCGGCCAGGGCGCGAACGACCCGCGCGTGAACGTGCGCGAGTCCGACCAGATCGTCGCGGCGATGGACGCCAAGCACATTCCCGTGACCTACGTCGTGTTCCCGGACGAGGGCCACGGCTTCGCGCGGCCGGTCAACAACATCGCCTTCAATGCGGTCGCCGAGAACTTCCTGGCGCCCTGCCTGGGCGGGCGCGCGGAGCCGATCGGGGATGCGCTGCAGCCTTCGACGGCCCAGGTCAAGCAGGGCGCGGAATATGTGCCCGGGCTGAAGGAGGCGGTGGCAACAGTCAGCATGAAGTGA